Proteins encoded together in one Planctopirus ephydatiae window:
- a CDS encoding YbaB/EbfC family nucleoid-associated protein gives MFGQMAGLAANLWSMRSQMGEMAAKFQRLQTDLADLRFSATSGPVQVEVNGLLHMTNCEIQPGYREADIARCTIEATNEAMKQAQAAAAKETQSALGDLSMLQGLLGGKLPSP, from the coding sequence ATGTTTGGACAAATGGCTGGCCTCGCTGCCAATTTGTGGTCGATGCGAAGCCAGATGGGAGAGATGGCTGCCAAGTTTCAGCGTCTGCAAACTGATCTGGCAGATCTCCGCTTCTCAGCGACCTCAGGCCCCGTGCAGGTCGAAGTGAATGGCTTGCTGCACATGACGAATTGTGAAATTCAGCCCGGCTATCGTGAAGCGGATATTGCCCGCTGTACCATCGAGGCCACCAACGAGGCGATGAAGCAGGCACAGGCCGCTGCCGCCAAAGAAACGCAATCGGCTCTGGGTGATCTTTCCATGCTTCAAGGATTACTCGGTGGGAAACTTCCCTCCCCATAA
- the recR gene encoding recombination mediator RecR, whose translation MPRAIEPNHHAYGRHVGLLVHQLAALPGIGQKSAERLAQHLLDCSEEEAAALAHAILDVRRTIRRCSVCHNLTEQETCDICLDSRRDQGLVCIVEQPRDLLALEATGTFGGVYHVLGGRIAPLSGVGPDDLNLATLIRRVKSGKIRELVMATNPTLEGDGTALYIVNLLADEPVKITRLARGIATGSVLEFANREMLSDALKGRQSF comes from the coding sequence ATGCCCCGTGCCATTGAACCGAATCATCATGCGTATGGCCGACATGTTGGCCTCCTTGTTCATCAACTGGCGGCACTCCCCGGGATTGGGCAGAAGTCGGCGGAACGGCTGGCACAGCATCTTCTCGATTGCTCCGAGGAAGAAGCGGCTGCCCTCGCCCATGCCATTCTGGATGTTCGCCGAACAATTCGTCGATGTTCGGTCTGCCACAATCTGACTGAGCAGGAAACTTGCGACATCTGCCTCGATTCGAGGCGGGATCAGGGGTTGGTTTGCATTGTCGAGCAACCTCGAGACCTTCTGGCACTGGAAGCGACAGGAACTTTTGGCGGCGTCTACCATGTGCTGGGTGGCCGCATCGCTCCGCTCAGTGGTGTTGGCCCGGATGATTTGAACCTCGCGACGCTCATCCGCCGGGTCAAATCCGGGAAGATTCGTGAACTGGTGATGGCCACAAATCCTACTCTCGAAGGGGATGGAACCGCACTTTACATTGTGAATCTTCTGGCCGACGAACCTGTCAAAATCACTCGTTTGGCACGCGGGATCGCGACCGGCAGTGTGCTGGAATTTGCTAATCGCGAAATGCTCTCGGATGCTCTCAAGGGTCGCCAGAGCTTTTAA
- the rpoN gene encoding RNA polymerase factor sigma-54, with protein sequence MQLNLGQHMKMSQQMRLAPRMIQSMEILQLPVLALQERIEQELAENVCLEMRLDEPDAPGKLAEMESAREEAFETPITAKEMAGKDEANGEAAFERLLEISQDWPEDNYTSGSKPSSNRIDEAGDRAHDMIANITEKPQSLHDHLLDQFSYFTVPREIRDFGEFLIQNLDHHGRLQSPLNDLIQLYGRHVRLEDAQQSLSLIQKLEPAGVGARDAKECLLLQLKEDTPFRDVLAVLITQHLEDLAQNRLPLIERKTGYSLNLIKEALKELQKLNPYPGAEFENRPNQTVSPDLYLEQDENGKYVVRLEDEYTPRLRISKRYIEMMRQGASDPTTREYIKRKVESAKWLIESIEQRHNTLKRVAQAIVDHQIEFLEKGPEFISPLKMQQIADIVKVHVTTVSRAVDDKWIQTPRGLFPLKRFFGGGTTTAEGEEVAWHIIRLKLKEIVDGENKDDPLSDDALVEELAKHGFNLARRTVTKYRKALNIPSSRQRRSY encoded by the coding sequence ATGCAGCTTAATCTCGGTCAACATATGAAGATGAGCCAGCAAATGCGGCTGGCTCCGCGCATGATCCAATCGATGGAGATCCTGCAACTGCCGGTACTGGCATTGCAGGAACGCATCGAGCAGGAACTCGCCGAAAACGTCTGTCTCGAAATGCGCCTCGACGAACCCGATGCTCCCGGCAAGCTCGCCGAAATGGAGTCGGCCCGCGAAGAAGCCTTTGAAACTCCCATCACTGCCAAAGAAATGGCAGGCAAAGACGAGGCGAATGGCGAAGCCGCTTTCGAGCGACTGCTCGAAATCTCTCAAGACTGGCCAGAAGACAACTATACGTCGGGCAGTAAGCCCTCTTCCAATCGGATCGATGAAGCTGGTGATCGCGCTCATGACATGATTGCGAATATCACCGAAAAGCCGCAGTCACTTCACGACCACCTCCTCGATCAGTTCAGTTACTTCACCGTTCCTCGCGAAATTCGCGATTTTGGCGAATTTCTGATACAGAACCTCGATCATCACGGCAGGCTGCAGAGCCCGCTCAACGATCTGATTCAACTCTATGGTCGGCACGTTCGCCTCGAAGATGCCCAGCAGTCTTTAAGCCTGATTCAAAAGCTCGAACCCGCAGGGGTCGGTGCCCGAGATGCCAAAGAGTGCCTGCTCTTGCAACTCAAAGAAGACACCCCTTTTCGAGATGTATTGGCAGTGCTCATTACCCAGCACCTCGAAGACCTTGCGCAGAACCGGCTGCCACTCATTGAGCGTAAGACGGGGTACTCGCTGAATCTCATCAAAGAAGCCCTCAAAGAGCTTCAAAAGCTGAATCCTTACCCTGGGGCTGAGTTCGAGAACCGGCCAAATCAGACCGTCTCACCTGATCTCTATCTCGAGCAGGATGAGAACGGCAAGTATGTCGTGCGCCTCGAAGATGAGTACACACCCAGGCTGCGGATCAGTAAGCGGTACATCGAGATGATGCGGCAGGGAGCTTCTGATCCCACCACGCGTGAATACATCAAACGTAAGGTGGAATCGGCCAAGTGGCTGATTGAATCAATCGAACAGCGGCATAACACGCTCAAGCGCGTGGCTCAGGCCATTGTTGATCATCAGATCGAATTCCTCGAAAAAGGCCCGGAGTTTATTTCGCCTCTCAAAATGCAGCAGATTGCGGACATCGTCAAAGTCCACGTCACGACCGTCTCACGTGCTGTGGATGACAAATGGATCCAGACACCACGGGGACTGTTTCCACTCAAAAGGTTCTTTGGGGGTGGTACGACAACGGCCGAAGGGGAAGAGGTTGCCTGGCACATCATCCGCCTCAAACTCAAAGAGATTGTGGATGGCGAGAACAAGGATGACCCATTGAGCGATGATGCTCTGGTCGAAGAACTCGCCAAGCACGGCTTCAACCTCGCCCGCCGCACGGTGACCAAGTACCGCAAAGCCCTGAACATACCTTCCAGCCGCCAGCGCCGCTCGTATTAG
- a CDS encoding RNA polymerase sigma factor, translating into MVDELELLQLVELAQTGDRQAFGVLARQFESTIFAIALRRLRNRTEAAELTQDVLVQAMRKLPQLREPERFAGWLRRITVRMAINRVVRRPKETISNPEIFGNIRGEGRSPLEHILKGEAAGEVKAGLRKLRALDRATLLAFYFEGQSLIEMSQQFQSPVGTIKRRLHTARNRLKDVLTHLQPA; encoded by the coding sequence ATGGTTGATGAATTGGAATTGTTGCAGTTAGTGGAATTGGCTCAAACAGGTGACCGGCAGGCCTTCGGTGTGCTCGCCCGGCAGTTCGAATCGACGATTTTCGCGATCGCTTTGCGGCGATTGCGAAATCGGACTGAAGCTGCCGAGCTGACACAGGATGTCCTGGTTCAGGCCATGCGGAAGCTGCCTCAGTTGCGGGAACCAGAACGGTTTGCCGGCTGGTTGCGGCGAATCACCGTGCGGATGGCCATCAACCGGGTTGTCCGTCGCCCGAAGGAAACAATCAGTAACCCCGAAATCTTCGGAAACATCCGGGGCGAAGGTCGGTCTCCGCTGGAGCATATTTTGAAGGGTGAAGCGGCTGGAGAGGTGAAGGCTGGGCTGAGAAAGCTGCGGGCATTGGATCGAGCCACGTTGTTGGCCTTCTACTTTGAAGGTCAATCACTGATCGAAATGAGCCAGCAGTTCCAGAGTCCGGTTGGCACCATCAAGCGCAGGCTCCACACAGCTCGTAACCGGTTGAAGGATGTGCTCACACATCTTCAGCCGGCTTAA
- a CDS encoding S8 family serine peptidase → MPSPSPKRAKSSAKASKAVSKTTLASRKKTTPVKAKPAKSVKGKPEFSKIVAGGATPERRFVLLPEHGLKAVGAGSQQGFLEMSQYLHRGMSGAAVPFTRPYASVPLPPMRLIDEINENKAKLIELNPDDITALRMQLPGIRIVPEVFYQLQPSVRVAVQNRVANATAQTAMTIHVKSNQGRPVPGAFVIAFTDFAQQTGASGTTNASGKVKLALGSTSAKIERLYIYPHSGHWGLLKKNFILSANDQFTLTAIQFPFTDSLDAVYGQGAPRDGAGVKVAVLDTGSGPHPDLVIAGGENTVVGEDPQNYEDNGDQHGTHVAGIIAARGMAPTGRSGVAPGVSIYSYRVFAKGQSASNFAIAKAIDRAVQNGCHLINMSLGGGDPDPVISSAIADARNAGAVAIVASGNDGRQPVSFPANDSRALAVSAMGRKGTFPATAVESGDVAGPFGNNPKDFIAAFSNIGAQISLTGPGVGVISTVPGGYAVMSGTSMACPAVTGLAARLLAKTPAILNMPANQTRSDKIIQLLLASAVSLGFPASMEGRGLPQ, encoded by the coding sequence ATGCCTTCACCAAGTCCAAAACGTGCAAAGTCTTCTGCAAAAGCAAGTAAGGCTGTTAGCAAAACGACTTTGGCATCCCGAAAGAAAACAACGCCCGTCAAAGCGAAACCCGCGAAGTCGGTCAAAGGAAAACCAGAATTCAGTAAAATAGTGGCTGGTGGAGCAACACCGGAAAGGCGGTTTGTCTTACTTCCTGAGCATGGTTTGAAAGCTGTTGGTGCGGGAAGCCAGCAGGGTTTTCTGGAGATGAGTCAATACTTGCATCGTGGGATGAGCGGTGCCGCTGTTCCCTTTACCCGGCCTTATGCCTCTGTTCCACTTCCCCCCATGCGTCTCATTGACGAAATCAACGAGAACAAGGCCAAACTCATTGAGTTAAACCCCGATGACATTACGGCTTTGAGGATGCAACTTCCTGGTATTCGTATTGTGCCAGAAGTGTTTTATCAACTGCAGCCTTCAGTTCGAGTCGCTGTCCAGAATCGTGTCGCCAATGCAACAGCCCAGACTGCAATGACAATTCATGTCAAATCTAACCAGGGAAGGCCTGTCCCGGGAGCCTTCGTGATCGCCTTTACAGATTTTGCTCAACAGACTGGTGCGAGCGGCACAACCAATGCGTCAGGAAAAGTTAAACTGGCTTTGGGAAGCACATCGGCCAAGATCGAAAGGCTTTACATTTACCCCCATTCTGGTCATTGGGGGCTTCTGAAAAAGAACTTCATACTGTCTGCAAACGATCAATTTACCCTTACCGCCATCCAATTTCCTTTTACGGATTCCCTCGATGCAGTTTATGGCCAGGGAGCCCCCAGAGATGGCGCTGGCGTTAAAGTTGCCGTCCTGGATACTGGATCTGGTCCCCATCCCGATCTTGTCATTGCAGGAGGCGAAAACACGGTCGTGGGAGAGGATCCTCAAAATTACGAGGATAATGGCGATCAGCATGGAACGCATGTGGCCGGAATCATCGCTGCCAGGGGTATGGCTCCAACCGGTCGCTCGGGGGTTGCTCCCGGGGTGAGCATCTACAGTTACCGAGTGTTTGCAAAAGGACAGTCTGCCAGTAACTTTGCAATTGCGAAGGCTATCGACCGGGCAGTTCAGAACGGGTGCCACCTGATCAACATGAGCCTTGGAGGAGGCGATCCCGATCCGGTGATCAGTTCTGCGATTGCCGATGCCAGAAATGCCGGCGCGGTGGCCATTGTCGCCAGTGGGAATGATGGACGTCAGCCGGTCTCCTTTCCAGCCAATGATTCTCGGGCATTGGCGGTCTCGGCGATGGGGCGTAAAGGAACGTTTCCGGCAACAGCCGTTGAGTCAGGAGATGTTGCGGGTCCTTTCGGAAACAACCCCAAAGATTTTATTGCGGCATTCAGTAACATCGGGGCACAAATCAGTCTCACGGGGCCCGGAGTCGGTGTGATCTCGACGGTGCCTGGTGGTTATGCTGTAATGAGTGGAACATCAATGGCCTGTCCGGCAGTCACAGGTCTGGCAGCGCGTTTATTAGCAAAGACACCGGCGATCCTCAACATGCCGGCCAATCAAACCCGCTCTGATAAAATCATTCAGCTACTTTTGGCCTCTGCAGTCTCACTCGGTTTTCCTGCAAGCATGGAGGGCCGTGGTCTTCCTCAATAG
- a CDS encoding sigma-54-dependent transcriptional regulator: protein MKYTRSVLIVEDEEIIRTSLLEFLTDEGYQAMAAPNVATALKLAREREFQVAVCDVQLPDGDGLALLRKLQQITPGVSGLIITAYATVENAVEAFKSGAFDYLVKPVIFDDLANKLARLFQYRDLYLENQILRRELARRDDGDEIVGSSTILREVQDSARKVALANANVLLVGESGTGKELFARMIHKWGPKKDERFLAIHCGMRPIEMLESQLFGAAAGTIPGSGEQSGAFRSAESGTVYLDEITLLPLAMQAKLVRAMEYSEVLPLGSADAAKIQCRIIASSSRDLAQEIAEGRFQDDLFYRLDGVKLLIPPLRDRLDDIPELVDFFIARHSKVMNRRVTSATSETIRLLLTANWKGNVRQLDNAIQRAVMLCDSAQITPKDLPPDLVGISQPLPDTDDLRTAIRHYEKMHILRVLKLCPDKREAAKRLKLGLSSLYRKIEELGIDL from the coding sequence ATGAAATACACCCGCAGTGTGCTGATCGTTGAAGACGAAGAGATCATCCGGACATCGCTGCTGGAATTTCTGACAGATGAAGGCTACCAGGCCATGGCGGCCCCCAATGTGGCCACGGCTTTGAAGCTGGCTCGCGAACGTGAGTTTCAAGTCGCGGTCTGTGATGTTCAGCTCCCGGATGGTGATGGTCTGGCGCTGCTCCGCAAGCTGCAGCAGATTACTCCCGGTGTTTCCGGCTTGATCATTACGGCCTATGCCACAGTCGAGAATGCGGTCGAAGCGTTTAAATCCGGGGCTTTCGATTATCTCGTCAAGCCGGTGATCTTCGATGATCTCGCCAATAAGCTGGCCAGACTGTTTCAATACCGCGATCTGTACCTGGAAAACCAGATCTTAAGGCGCGAGTTAGCCCGCCGGGATGATGGCGATGAAATCGTCGGTTCGAGCACGATTCTGCGCGAAGTTCAGGATTCCGCCCGGAAAGTCGCTTTGGCGAATGCCAATGTGCTGCTGGTGGGAGAATCCGGTACCGGGAAAGAGCTTTTTGCCCGCATGATCCATAAGTGGGGGCCCAAAAAGGACGAGCGATTTCTGGCGATTCATTGCGGCATGCGCCCGATTGAAATGCTTGAGAGCCAGCTCTTTGGAGCAGCGGCGGGAACAATTCCAGGGAGTGGCGAACAATCCGGCGCGTTTCGATCTGCGGAGAGCGGCACTGTCTACCTGGATGAAATCACTCTGCTGCCACTGGCCATGCAGGCCAAGCTCGTGCGAGCGATGGAATACAGTGAGGTACTCCCGTTAGGGAGTGCTGATGCTGCCAAAATTCAGTGCCGTATCATTGCGTCGTCTTCACGCGACCTGGCACAGGAGATTGCTGAAGGTCGCTTTCAGGACGATCTGTTCTACAGGCTGGACGGAGTGAAGTTGCTCATTCCTCCACTTCGAGACCGGCTCGACGATATCCCCGAACTGGTCGATTTTTTTATCGCCCGCCACAGCAAAGTGATGAATCGTCGCGTGACCAGCGCTACCAGCGAAACCATCCGGCTGTTGCTGACGGCCAACTGGAAAGGGAATGTCCGGCAGCTCGATAATGCCATTCAACGGGCTGTGATGCTCTGTGATTCAGCGCAGATCACCCCCAAAGACCTGCCACCAGACCTCGTGGGGATATCTCAACCACTGCCTGATACCGATGATCTGCGAACAGCGATTCGTCACTATGAGAAAATGCATATTCTTCGAGTCTTGAAACTTTGCCCCGATAAACGCGAAGCGGCAAAACGACTCAAACTGGGCCTGTCGAGCCTCTACCGAAAGATCGAAGAACTCGGGATTGATCTGTAA
- a CDS encoding aldose 1-epimerase — protein sequence MTNLIQLIDQQTGAKATILPDLGFNCFQFTAVIDGQPVEVLDAPADFALGTAKPSSGGIPILFPFPNRIRSGHFCWAGQDYQLPLNSQGKNAIHGFVYDRPWRVTAQGNDFVTGEFQLSVDAPDRMSLWPGDFLLCVDYELIHNRLRANFRITNVGSKPIPWGLGTHPYFRLPLSAQGRWEDCVIELPVTQQFELVESLPTGKIDAIQNELDFQSGEYVSTLKLDDIFTSLDYDGPQFDMTLIDEAAGLQVVQTCPPIFRDVVVYTPAGRPSICIEPYTCPTDAINLESQGLSAGLRVLAPDAEFHTWVDISVSKVIA from the coding sequence ATGACAAATTTAATCCAACTCATTGATCAGCAGACGGGTGCCAAGGCCACCATTCTTCCCGACCTGGGGTTCAACTGCTTCCAATTCACAGCCGTGATTGACGGGCAGCCGGTGGAAGTGCTGGATGCACCGGCAGATTTTGCCTTGGGGACTGCGAAACCTTCCAGCGGTGGGATTCCGATCCTTTTTCCATTCCCGAATCGAATTCGCAGTGGTCACTTCTGCTGGGCAGGCCAGGATTATCAGCTCCCTCTGAACTCGCAGGGAAAGAATGCCATCCACGGATTTGTTTACGACCGTCCGTGGCGTGTGACGGCTCAGGGGAACGATTTTGTGACTGGCGAATTCCAGTTGAGTGTCGATGCTCCCGATCGCATGAGCCTCTGGCCGGGTGATTTCCTGCTGTGCGTCGATTACGAACTCATACATAACCGGCTGCGTGCGAATTTCCGGATTACCAATGTTGGTTCCAAACCAATCCCGTGGGGCTTGGGAACGCATCCTTACTTTCGCCTGCCACTTTCCGCCCAGGGTCGGTGGGAAGACTGCGTGATTGAACTCCCTGTCACTCAGCAGTTTGAACTGGTGGAGAGTCTGCCCACGGGGAAGATCGACGCCATTCAGAATGAGTTGGATTTCCAAAGTGGTGAATATGTCTCGACTTTGAAGCTTGATGACATTTTCACTTCGCTCGATTATGACGGCCCGCAATTCGATATGACGCTCATTGACGAAGCTGCCGGGCTGCAAGTGGTGCAGACCTGCCCACCGATCTTTCGCGATGTGGTGGTCTATACTCCGGCAGGGCGACCTTCGATCTGTATCGAACCTTATACCTGCCCCACCGACGCCATCAATCTGGAGAGCCAGGGGTTATCAGCCGGTTTACGAGTTCTGGCCCCAGATGCTGAATTTCATACCTGGGTTGATATCAGTGTCTCCAAGGTGATTGCCTAA
- a CDS encoding sulfatase family protein, with amino-acid sequence MMDPFFPHRGCQIREGSPEKPESIFGRLWLVLAGFACLTAAPVLGADPQAASRPNFVFAFADDWGRIASIYQETGQGKDPIALHQFVKTPAFDEVARNGVLFTHAFVNAPSCTPCRSSLLSGQHFWRTGMGAILVGAQWDDSIPAWPLLLNEAGYHIGKSYKVWSPGTPADAPYGGRRFAYEQRGRRINNFSETATKLVSEGATIEAARKELLAETSGNFADFLKARPEGRPFCYWYGPTNVHRLWVRGSGQALWGIDPDSLKGQLPPFFPDVPEVREDVADYLGEIQAFDAQVAVLIQQLKDKGLWENTVFIISGDHGPPGFPYGKCNLYDFGTRVPLAICGPGVKKFAISKPEASAQPRVVHDLVSLPDLAPTILQMAGVPVPEVMTARSLLPILQSEAAGHVDPQRSHVLIGRERHVQNARAERLPYPQRAIRTPEHLLVVNYHPERSPMGDGAPTPPEGWDFNVLAENTRATFADMDAGITKAWIVMNPSSAGLAYTLSFNKRPEVELYDLKNDPHQMVNLAIGARAEDPQVQATIRELRERMEQELRSTGDPRLTGTKDTFDKPPFTNEGR; translated from the coding sequence ATGATGGATCCGTTTTTTCCCCATCGTGGTTGCCAGATTCGAGAGGGCAGTCCCGAGAAACCGGAATCAATTTTCGGAAGGTTATGGCTGGTGCTGGCTGGCTTCGCCTGTTTGACAGCTGCTCCAGTTCTGGGGGCTGATCCACAAGCTGCCAGCCGACCCAATTTTGTCTTTGCTTTCGCCGATGATTGGGGCCGGATTGCGTCGATTTATCAGGAAACTGGTCAAGGGAAAGATCCCATTGCGCTGCATCAATTTGTCAAAACACCGGCTTTTGACGAAGTGGCTCGAAATGGTGTGCTCTTTACGCATGCCTTTGTGAATGCCCCTTCGTGTACTCCTTGCCGGAGTTCGCTCCTTTCTGGTCAACATTTCTGGCGAACGGGAATGGGTGCCATTCTTGTGGGTGCCCAGTGGGATGATTCGATCCCTGCCTGGCCGCTGCTGTTGAATGAGGCTGGTTACCATATCGGCAAGTCGTACAAAGTCTGGAGCCCGGGGACTCCGGCTGATGCACCTTATGGAGGACGCCGCTTTGCTTACGAGCAGCGTGGGCGGAGGATCAACAATTTCTCAGAAACAGCCACGAAGCTGGTGAGTGAGGGAGCCACGATCGAAGCGGCCCGCAAGGAGTTGCTGGCCGAAACTTCGGGCAATTTTGCGGATTTTCTCAAAGCCCGGCCGGAAGGTCGCCCTTTCTGTTACTGGTATGGCCCGACCAACGTCCACAGGCTGTGGGTGCGAGGCTCAGGCCAGGCTCTCTGGGGGATCGATCCTGATTCTCTCAAGGGGCAACTCCCTCCATTTTTCCCGGACGTTCCCGAAGTTCGTGAAGACGTAGCCGACTATCTGGGTGAGATCCAGGCCTTCGATGCTCAGGTGGCGGTTTTGATTCAGCAACTCAAGGACAAGGGGCTTTGGGAAAATACCGTCTTCATCATCAGCGGCGATCACGGCCCCCCCGGCTTTCCCTATGGAAAATGTAACCTCTACGATTTTGGTACGCGGGTTCCTTTAGCAATATGCGGGCCCGGGGTAAAAAAGTTTGCCATATCAAAACCAGAGGCATCGGCTCAACCAAGAGTTGTGCATGACCTGGTTTCTCTCCCCGATCTGGCACCTACGATTTTGCAGATGGCGGGCGTGCCAGTCCCTGAAGTGATGACTGCCAGAAGTCTGCTGCCGATACTTCAGTCAGAAGCAGCGGGGCATGTTGATCCTCAGCGGTCGCATGTGCTGATTGGTCGTGAGCGGCATGTGCAGAATGCCCGTGCAGAACGCTTGCCTTATCCACAAAGAGCGATTCGCACGCCGGAGCATCTACTGGTGGTGAACTATCATCCCGAGCGTTCACCCATGGGAGATGGCGCGCCGACTCCACCAGAAGGATGGGATTTCAATGTACTAGCCGAAAACACTCGGGCTACGTTTGCGGATATGGATGCGGGGATTACGAAAGCGTGGATCGTGATGAATCCCTCCTCGGCAGGTCTGGCTTACACCCTTTCGTTTAACAAGCGGCCAGAAGTCGAACTTTACGACTTGAAAAACGATCCCCATCAGATGGTGAATCTGGCCATCGGTGCCAGGGCCGAAGATCCCCAGGTGCAGGCGACTATTCGAGAATTGCGAGAACGAATGGAACAGGAACTGAGATCGACAGGTGATCCACGCCTGACGGGGACGAAAGACACGTTCGATAAGCCGCCATTTACGAATGAAGGCCGCTAA
- a CDS encoding MarR family winged helix-turn-helix transcriptional regulator has translation MKTARDQLPMVLRAAYLALHRQSDHRFAEYGVTADQFVLLATLHRGEALTQRELARRMPSDPSTVRAMLVLLEKQGLIQRKTHPTDARARTVALTSQGEKLFQKLWQAGEPIRKQIQNSLPPGTIQDLVRLLQCVATGLNTDLHTDLETVS, from the coding sequence ATGAAGACCGCCAGAGACCAGTTGCCTATGGTGCTCCGTGCCGCTTATCTGGCACTCCATCGGCAATCAGATCATCGCTTTGCCGAATATGGTGTCACAGCCGATCAGTTTGTCCTCCTCGCCACATTGCATCGCGGCGAAGCTCTTACCCAGCGCGAACTGGCGCGGCGGATGCCCTCAGATCCCAGTACTGTCCGGGCCATGCTCGTACTGCTCGAAAAGCAGGGGTTGATTCAAAGAAAAACTCATCCCACTGATGCTCGTGCCAGAACCGTCGCACTGACTTCGCAGGGTGAGAAATTGTTTCAAAAGCTCTGGCAGGCTGGTGAACCCATTCGCAAACAAATTCAAAACTCACTTCCACCCGGCACAATTCAGGATCTCGTCCGGCTGCTTCAATGTGTGGCCACTGGTCTGAATACTGACCTCCACACAGACCTTGAAACGGTCTCTTGA
- a CDS encoding alpha/beta hydrolase: MNMLIWRYLALTLLTVLAISASSTADETRLTAPPEGYDVRREGFEHGKIELIEYDSKTVGIKRKARVYTPPGYSSEKKYPVLYLLHGIGGDENEWHRQGTPDVILDNLYAEGKLTPMIVVLPNGRAAKDVGPRDPIPRQSPAFAAFEQDLLDDLIPWIEKSYSVQSNRESRALAGLSMGGGQSLNIGLKNLDTFAWVGGFSSAPNTRRPAELLSDPAAARQKLKLLYVACGDQDSLFRISEGVHKKLDEENVPHLYRVIPGGAHDFKVWKSDLYHFAQRIFRAPT; encoded by the coding sequence ATGAACATGTTGATTTGGCGATATCTGGCTCTGACTCTGCTCACGGTACTCGCGATCTCTGCGAGTTCGACAGCCGATGAAACCAGGCTCACCGCTCCTCCAGAAGGCTACGATGTGCGGCGGGAAGGGTTTGAGCACGGGAAGATTGAACTCATCGAATACGATTCGAAAACGGTGGGCATCAAACGCAAAGCTCGCGTCTATACGCCTCCCGGGTACTCCTCCGAAAAAAAATACCCCGTGCTCTATCTGCTCCACGGTATCGGTGGAGATGAGAACGAGTGGCATCGCCAGGGAACTCCCGACGTGATTCTTGATAATCTCTATGCCGAGGGAAAACTGACCCCCATGATTGTGGTTTTGCCCAATGGCCGGGCAGCGAAAGATGTCGGGCCACGAGATCCGATTCCCAGGCAATCACCCGCGTTTGCAGCTTTCGAACAGGATCTGCTCGACGATCTGATTCCGTGGATCGAAAAGAGCTATTCCGTCCAATCGAATCGAGAATCCCGCGCACTGGCCGGCTTGTCGATGGGTGGTGGTCAATCGTTAAACATCGGTTTGAAGAACCTTGATACCTTTGCTTGGGTCGGTGGTTTTTCGTCAGCTCCCAATACGAGACGACCTGCGGAACTGCTGAGTGATCCCGCGGCAGCGAGGCAGAAGCTCAAGCTGCTTTACGTGGCCTGTGGCGATCAGGACAGCCTCTTTCGCATCAGCGAAGGTGTCCACAAAAAACTCGATGAAGAGAATGTGCCGCATCTCTATCGAGTGATCCCGGGTGGTGCCCACGATTTCAAAGTCTGGAAGAGCGATCTCTACCACTTCGCCCAGCGGATTTTTCGTGCCCCCACCTGA